One stretch of Bos indicus x Bos taurus breed Angus x Brahman F1 hybrid chromosome 22, Bos_hybrid_MaternalHap_v2.0, whole genome shotgun sequence DNA includes these proteins:
- the HEMK1 gene encoding hemK methyltransferase family member 1 isoform X10 — MLRALLSGLGWRKGIWGCAFSSWQPHQPPAGLSATEVVSHWTVVFEEKGIPEARESSEYIVAHVLGAKTFQSLRPALRTQPLTPWQLQCIQELSSYRLQRMPVQYILGEWDFQGLNLKMAPPVFIPRPETEELVEWVLEEVTQGPRVVGAEGGPLILEVGCGSGAISLSLLSRLPQSRVTAVDKGEAAICLTHENAQRLRLQDRIQIVPFDVTLVESWAHLLPWGPVDLVVSNPPYVFHRDMENLAPEILRYEDPVALDGGEEGMDIITHILALAPQLLKDSGSIFLEVDPRHPELVGSWLQSQPDLPLNLVAVRRDFRGR, encoded by the exons ATGCTGAGGGCCCTCCTCTCTGGCCTAGGGTGGAGGAAAGGCATTTGGGGGTGCGCCTTCAGCTCATGGCAACCCCATCAGCCTCCGGCTGGGTTGAGTGCCACCGAAGTGGTCAGCCACTGGACAGTGGTCTTTGAGGAGAAGGGCATCCCTGAGGCCCGGGAATCCAGTGAGTACATCGTGGCTCATGTCCTTGGAGCCAAAACA TTTCAGAGCCTGAGGCCAGCACTGCGGACCCAACCCCTAACCCCTTGGCAGCTACAGTGTATCCAGGAGCTGAGTAGCTACCGATTGCAAAG GATGCCTGTGCAGTACATCCTTGGTGAATGGGACTTTCAGGGTCTCAATCTGAAGATGGCACCCCCAGTTTTCATCCCTAGGCCAGAAACGGAG GAGCTGGTTGAATGGGTGCTGGAGGAAGTGACCCAAGGACCCCGTGTGGTGGGAGCTGAAGGCGGCCCCCTCATCTTGGAGGTGGGCTGTGGATCAGGAGCCATCTCCCTCAGCCTGCTGAGCAGGCTTCCCCAG AGCCGAGTCACTGCTGTGGATAAGGGAGAAGCCGCCATCTGCCTGACCCATGAGAATGCTCAGAG GCTTCGGTTGCAGGACAGGATTCAGATCGTTCCCTTCGATGTGACCTTAG TGGAGAGCTGGGCACACCTTCTACCCTGGGGCCCTGTGGACCTGGTCGTCAGCAACCCTCCCTACGTCTTCCACCGGGACATGGAGAACCTGGCTCCTGAGATCCTCAG ATATGAAGACCCAGTAGCCCTGGATGGTGGTGAGGAGGGCATGGACATCATTACCCACATCCTGGCCCTGGCTCCTCAGCTCCTGAAGGACTCTGG AAGCATCTTCTTGGAAGTGGACCCACGACACCCAGAGCTCGTTGGCAGCTGGCTTCAGAGCCAGCCTGACCTGCCCCTCAATCTTGTGGCTGTGCGCAGGGACTTCCGTGGGAGGTGA
- the HEMK1 gene encoding hemK methyltransferase family member 1 isoform X6, translating into MLRALLSGLGWRKGIWGCAFSSWQPHQPPAGLSATEVVSHWTVVFEEKGIPEARESSEYIVAHVLGAKTFQSLRPALRTQPLTPWQLQCIQELSSYRLQRMPVQYILGEWDFQGLNLKMAPPVFIPRPETEELVEWVLEEVTQGPRVVGAEGGPLILEVGCGSGAISLSLLSRLPQRVGGGPWSPSLVSEHPASHVPLFLGQSRVTAVDKGEAAICLTHENAQRLRLQDRIQIVPFDVTLVESWAHLLPWGPVDLVVSNPPYVFHRDMENLAPEILRYEDPVALDGGEEGMDIITHILALAPQLLKDSGSIFLEVDPRHPELVGSWLQSQPDLPLNLVAVRRDFRGRPRFLHIRRSGPQRVSPVDAWPGRQPARVPG; encoded by the exons ATGCTGAGGGCCCTCCTCTCTGGCCTAGGGTGGAGGAAAGGCATTTGGGGGTGCGCCTTCAGCTCATGGCAACCCCATCAGCCTCCGGCTGGGTTGAGTGCCACCGAAGTGGTCAGCCACTGGACAGTGGTCTTTGAGGAGAAGGGCATCCCTGAGGCCCGGGAATCCAGTGAGTACATCGTGGCTCATGTCCTTGGAGCCAAAACA TTTCAGAGCCTGAGGCCAGCACTGCGGACCCAACCCCTAACCCCTTGGCAGCTACAGTGTATCCAGGAGCTGAGTAGCTACCGATTGCAAAG GATGCCTGTGCAGTACATCCTTGGTGAATGGGACTTTCAGGGTCTCAATCTGAAGATGGCACCCCCAGTTTTCATCCCTAGGCCAGAAACGGAG GAGCTGGTTGAATGGGTGCTGGAGGAAGTGACCCAAGGACCCCGTGTGGTGGGAGCTGAAGGCGGCCCCCTCATCTTGGAGGTGGGCTGTGGATCAGGAGCCATCTCCCTCAGCCTGCTGAGCAGGCTTCCCCAG AGAGTTGGAGGAGGGCCCTGGTCCCCAAGCCTGGTCTCTGAACATCCTGCCTCCCATGTACCCTTGTTCTTGGGGCAGAGCCGAGTCACTGCTGTGGATAAGGGAGAAGCCGCCATCTGCCTGACCCATGAGAATGCTCAGAG GCTTCGGTTGCAGGACAGGATTCAGATCGTTCCCTTCGATGTGACCTTAG TGGAGAGCTGGGCACACCTTCTACCCTGGGGCCCTGTGGACCTGGTCGTCAGCAACCCTCCCTACGTCTTCCACCGGGACATGGAGAACCTGGCTCCTGAGATCCTCAG ATATGAAGACCCAGTAGCCCTGGATGGTGGTGAGGAGGGCATGGACATCATTACCCACATCCTGGCCCTGGCTCCTCAGCTCCTGAAGGACTCTGG AAGCATCTTCTTGGAAGTGGACCCACGACACCCAGAGCTCGTTGGCAGCTGGCTTCAGAGCCAGCCTGACCTGCCCCTCAATCTTGTGGCTGTGCGCAGGGACTTCCGTGGGAG GCCGCGGTTCCTACATATCAGGAGGTCTGGGCCACAGCGTGTTTCCCCTGTGGATGCCTGGCCAGGGCGCCAACCTGCCAGAGTGCCTGGCTGA
- the HEMK1 gene encoding hemK methyltransferase family member 1 isoform X8 — translation MLRALLSGLGWRKGIWGCAFSSWQPHQPPAGLSATEVVSHWTVVFEEKGIPEARESSEYIVAHVLGAKTFQSLRPALRTQPLTPWQLQCIQELSSYRLQRMPVQYILGEWDFQGLNLKMAPPVFIPRPETEELVEWVLEEVTQGPRVVGAEGGPLILEVGCGSGAISLSLLSRLPQSRVTAVDKGEAAICLTHENAQRLRLQDRIQIVPFDVTLVESWAHLLPWGPVDLVVSNPPYVFHRDMENLAPEILRYEDPVALDGGEEGMDIITHILALAPQLLKDSGSIFLEVDPRHPELVGSWLQSQPDLPLNLVAVRRDFRGRPRFLHIRRSGPQRVSPVDAWPGRQPARVPG, via the exons ATGCTGAGGGCCCTCCTCTCTGGCCTAGGGTGGAGGAAAGGCATTTGGGGGTGCGCCTTCAGCTCATGGCAACCCCATCAGCCTCCGGCTGGGTTGAGTGCCACCGAAGTGGTCAGCCACTGGACAGTGGTCTTTGAGGAGAAGGGCATCCCTGAGGCCCGGGAATCCAGTGAGTACATCGTGGCTCATGTCCTTGGAGCCAAAACA TTTCAGAGCCTGAGGCCAGCACTGCGGACCCAACCCCTAACCCCTTGGCAGCTACAGTGTATCCAGGAGCTGAGTAGCTACCGATTGCAAAG GATGCCTGTGCAGTACATCCTTGGTGAATGGGACTTTCAGGGTCTCAATCTGAAGATGGCACCCCCAGTTTTCATCCCTAGGCCAGAAACGGAG GAGCTGGTTGAATGGGTGCTGGAGGAAGTGACCCAAGGACCCCGTGTGGTGGGAGCTGAAGGCGGCCCCCTCATCTTGGAGGTGGGCTGTGGATCAGGAGCCATCTCCCTCAGCCTGCTGAGCAGGCTTCCCCAG AGCCGAGTCACTGCTGTGGATAAGGGAGAAGCCGCCATCTGCCTGACCCATGAGAATGCTCAGAG GCTTCGGTTGCAGGACAGGATTCAGATCGTTCCCTTCGATGTGACCTTAG TGGAGAGCTGGGCACACCTTCTACCCTGGGGCCCTGTGGACCTGGTCGTCAGCAACCCTCCCTACGTCTTCCACCGGGACATGGAGAACCTGGCTCCTGAGATCCTCAG ATATGAAGACCCAGTAGCCCTGGATGGTGGTGAGGAGGGCATGGACATCATTACCCACATCCTGGCCCTGGCTCCTCAGCTCCTGAAGGACTCTGG AAGCATCTTCTTGGAAGTGGACCCACGACACCCAGAGCTCGTTGGCAGCTGGCTTCAGAGCCAGCCTGACCTGCCCCTCAATCTTGTGGCTGTGCGCAGGGACTTCCGTGGGAG GCCGCGGTTCCTACATATCAGGAGGTCTGGGCCACAGCGTGTTTCCCCTGTGGATGCCTGGCCAGGGCGCCAACCTGCCAGAGTGCCTGGCTGA